In Deltaproteobacteria bacterium, the genomic stretch TGCGGGTCTCAGCGGACTTTGAGAACTACAAAAAACGGGTGGCCAGGGAGAAGGCCGAGCTGATAAGGTATGGAAACGGAGAGCTGATCAAGGAGCTTCTGCCTGTAATAGATAATTTGGAGAGGGCCTTAGAGCACGCCTCAGGGCAGGGAGAGAAAGAGGGGATCATGGAGGGGGTGGAGATGACCCTGGTGCAGTTTCTCCAGACATTACAGAGGTTCGGAGTCACCCCCATCTCCGCTGTGGGAGAGCGCTTCGATCCCACGAGACACGAGGCGGTCATGGAACTGGCTACTGGGGATTGTAACCCTGGGCACGTTGTCTCGGAGCCACAGAAGGGTTACCTGCTCAATGACCGGCTCCTGCGCCCAGCCAAAGTGGTGGTGG encodes the following:
- the grpE gene encoding nucleotide exchange factor GrpE gives rise to the protein MVEEEREQAREQAAQRPQERKEKKRRSSKEIIEELEAALQKAQEEAKENYEHLLRVSADFENYKKRVAREKAELIRYGNGELIKELLPVIDNLERALEHASGQGEKEGIMEGVEMTLVQFLQTLQRFGVTPISAVGERFDPTRHEAVMELATGDCNPGHVVSEPQKGYLLNDRLLRPAKVVVAKPQGDAGKGKEEA